In Pseudonocardia sp. DSM 110487, the sequence CCGAACCTCCCTCGCGTGCGATACGCACACGATAAGGGCACGTGATCTTCTCCGCGACGCCGCCCGCCATCGTGTAGTCGGCCCAGCCGGTACGACGCTCACGTCCCCACCACCTCGCGGAACGACCGCGGCGGGCGGCCCGTGACGTCCTGCACGGCCGAGGTCGTGCGGTCCTCGGCACCGCGGGCGATCCCCTCGTCGAGGGCCGCGAGCACCGCCGCGAAGTCCGCCGGGTAGCCGGCCGCCACGAATCGCCCGGCGAGCTCCGCAACGTTGACCGCGCGGTGCCGCACGGGGCGGCCGATGACGTCGGTGAGCACCGCGGCGGCGTCGGCGTAGCTCAGCGCCTCGGGACCGGTGAGCACGTACTCGCCGACGTGCGGCTTCTCGTCGGCCAGGGCGTGCGCGGCCACCGCCGCGATGTCGCCCGCGTCGACGAACGCCACGCGCCCGCTGCCGGTGGCCGTGACGATCTCGCCGTCGGCGCGCGCGGACCGGGCGTGCGGGTGGTCCCCGAGGAAGTTCTGCATGAACCAGGACGGCCGCAGCACCGTGGGCTCCGGGACGCCGGCACGCACCATCTGGTGCAGCTCGCCCAGCACGGGGGCGCCCTCCGGCACGGCCGAGGAGCTGAGGAGCACCACTCGCCGCACCCCGCCCTCCCGCGCCCGGTCGAGGAACGGCGCCACGAGCGGCGCGGGATCGGCGACGCCGACCGGGGCCACCAGGTACACCGCGCACACCCTGTCGAGCGCGGCGGCGTGGGTGCCGGGATCGGCCCACTCGAAGCGGACCTGCCCGTCCATTGGGCGACGGCTCGCGACGCGTACCGGCACGTCGCGCTCGCGCAACGCGGCGGCGACGCGACTGC encodes:
- a CDS encoding NmrA family NAD(P)-binding protein, producing MTVLITGGTGTTGSRVAAALRERDVPVRVASRRPMDGQVRFEWADPGTHAAALDRVCAVYLVAPVGVADPAPLVAPFLDRAREGGVRRVVLLSSSAVPEGAPVLGELHQMVRAGVPEPTVLRPSWFMQNFLGDHPHARSARADGEIVTATGSGRVAFVDAGDIAAVAAHALADEKPHVGEYVLTGPEALSYADAAAVLTDVIGRPVRHRAVNVAELAGRFVAAGYPADFAAVLAALDEGIARGAEDRTTSAVQDVTGRPPRSFREVVGT